A portion of the Krasilnikovia cinnamomea genome contains these proteins:
- a CDS encoding ABC transporter permease, whose amino-acid sequence MSEASVIHDIGYQRYTGPRHGRGHVLGAIYGHGLRTAFGFGRTAKAKIFPWMVAGIALIVAIILAAVRSQIGQEVLSYAEFADRISWLIIFFVAIVAPELVSRDLHAGVLPLYFSRPLRAADYLGAKFAALVSAVWLLLGVPQFIMFLGAAFTTKDGFRGVWEELGKLLGGWAHSALWALVFASIALLIASLTGKRAFAAGGIVAVFLMTTPVVGVLSILPSRSAQELAGLASPMSMVTGVGTWLIPSTRTGLDIGRFGPVYAIAVVTLIAACLLLLLARYRKVASL is encoded by the coding sequence ATGTCTGAGGCCAGCGTCATCCACGACATCGGGTACCAGCGCTACACCGGGCCCCGCCACGGCCGCGGCCACGTGCTGGGCGCGATCTACGGGCACGGCCTGCGTACCGCGTTCGGGTTCGGCCGTACCGCCAAGGCGAAGATCTTTCCCTGGATGGTGGCCGGCATCGCGCTGATCGTGGCGATCATCCTCGCCGCGGTCCGCTCCCAGATCGGCCAAGAGGTGCTCAGCTACGCCGAGTTCGCGGACCGGATCAGCTGGCTGATCATCTTCTTCGTCGCGATCGTCGCGCCGGAACTCGTCTCCCGGGACCTGCACGCGGGCGTGCTGCCGCTGTACTTCAGCCGGCCGTTGCGCGCGGCCGACTACCTCGGGGCGAAGTTCGCCGCCCTGGTGTCCGCGGTGTGGCTGCTGCTCGGCGTACCCCAGTTCATCATGTTCCTGGGCGCCGCCTTCACCACGAAGGACGGCTTCCGCGGGGTGTGGGAGGAACTGGGCAAGCTGCTCGGCGGGTGGGCGCACAGCGCGCTGTGGGCGCTGGTCTTCGCGTCCATCGCGCTGCTGATCGCGTCGCTCACCGGCAAGCGTGCGTTCGCCGCCGGTGGCATCGTTGCCGTCTTCCTCATGACCACCCCGGTCGTCGGGGTGCTGTCCATCCTGCCGTCGCGCAGCGCCCAGGAGCTCGCCGGACTGGCCAGCCCCATGTCGATGGTCACCGGCGTGGGCACCTGGCTGATCCCGTCCACCCGCACCGGCCTCGACATCGGCCGCTTCGGCCCGGTGTACGCCATCGCGGTGGTCACCCTGATCGCCGCCTGCCTCCTGCTGCTGCTGGCCCGCTACCGGAAGGTGGCCTCCCTGTGA
- a CDS encoding ABC transporter permease subunit: MSTVAWITARGLFGRRRVLLLLPLPVLLVGLALLCRAYDLNPLHWGTPVLVGLGLAVMLPVTALIVGTGVLGSEVDDGTIVHILTKPLPRRDIVLAKFGVAVAVTVVTTCVPLYLAGALAHSSRLGLALAAGAAVGGCAYTALFLMISLLTRRHVLLGLVYILVWEGLLGRFVTGTRVLSIEQYVITITERITPTALLDAKVGVPAALVMATIFVLGCTVAAIDRLRSFSVAGETS; this comes from the coding sequence ATGTCGACCGTTGCCTGGATCACCGCCCGGGGCCTGTTCGGCCGCCGCCGGGTCCTGCTCCTGCTGCCGCTGCCGGTGCTGCTGGTCGGCCTCGCCCTGCTGTGCCGGGCGTACGACCTGAATCCCCTGCACTGGGGCACACCCGTACTGGTCGGCCTCGGGCTGGCCGTGATGCTGCCGGTCACCGCGCTCATCGTCGGCACCGGCGTGCTCGGCTCCGAAGTGGACGACGGCACGATCGTGCACATCCTCACCAAGCCGCTGCCGCGCCGCGACATCGTGCTGGCCAAGTTCGGGGTGGCCGTCGCGGTCACCGTGGTGACCACCTGCGTGCCGCTCTACCTCGCCGGTGCGCTCGCCCACTCGTCCCGGCTGGGGCTGGCACTGGCGGCCGGGGCCGCGGTCGGCGGGTGCGCGTACACGGCGCTGTTCCTGATGATCAGCCTGCTCACCCGGCGTCACGTGCTGCTCGGCCTGGTCTACATCCTGGTCTGGGAGGGTCTGCTCGGCCGGTTCGTCACCGGCACCCGGGTGCTCTCCATCGAGCAGTACGTCATCACGATCACCGAGAGGATCACCCCCACGGCCCTGCTCGACGCGAAGGTCGGCGTGCCCGCGGCGCTCGTCATGGCCACGATCTTCGTGCTCGGCTGCACCGTGGCGGCGATCGACCGCCTGCGCAGCTTCAGCGTGGCGGGTGAGACGAGTTGA
- a CDS encoding ABC transporter ATP-binding protein — translation MSTIELTNVSRWYGNVVAVNDISMTLDAGVTGLLGPNGAGKTTVLHMMAGFLAPSRGTVTVDGAPTWRHPDVYRKLGLVNEREAVHGFLSAWDFVLASAKMHKLADPRGAATRALALVEMTEAQDRRIETFSKGMRQRTRVAAALVHEPQVLLLDEPFNGMDPRQRMHMMDLLHSLGDRGHTILFSSHILEEVEQVSGTVQVIVAGRLAASGDYRRIRRLMTNRPHLFAVQSSDDRRLAVALIAEKSVSGVEIDGNGLSVRASDYGSFTRALPRIALAEGIRLRRLLPSDESLESVFSYLLEA, via the coding sequence GTGAGCACCATCGAGCTGACGAACGTCTCCCGCTGGTACGGCAACGTCGTCGCCGTCAACGACATCAGCATGACCCTCGACGCCGGGGTCACCGGACTGCTCGGCCCCAACGGCGCGGGCAAGACCACCGTGCTGCACATGATGGCCGGTTTCCTGGCCCCGTCCCGGGGCACGGTCACCGTCGACGGCGCCCCGACCTGGCGCCACCCCGACGTCTACCGCAAACTCGGCCTGGTCAACGAGCGCGAGGCCGTGCACGGCTTCCTCTCCGCGTGGGACTTCGTGCTGGCCAGCGCCAAGATGCACAAACTGGCCGACCCGCGCGGCGCGGCCACCCGCGCCCTCGCGCTGGTCGAGATGACCGAGGCGCAGGACCGGCGGATCGAGACGTTCTCCAAGGGCATGCGGCAGCGCACCCGGGTAGCCGCCGCGCTCGTGCACGAGCCCCAGGTGCTGCTGCTGGACGAGCCGTTCAACGGCATGGACCCGCGGCAGCGGATGCACATGATGGACCTGCTGCACTCGCTCGGCGACCGCGGCCACACCATCCTGTTCAGCTCGCACATCCTGGAGGAGGTCGAGCAGGTCTCCGGCACGGTCCAGGTGATCGTGGCCGGGCGGCTGGCCGCCTCCGGCGACTACCGGCGGATCCGGCGGCTGATGACCAACCGGCCGCACCTGTTCGCGGTGCAGTCGTCCGACGACCGCCGCCTCGCGGTCGCGCTGATCGCGGAGAAGTCCGTCAGCGGCGTCGAGATCGACGGCAACGGCCTGAGCGTACGGGCGTCCGACTACGGCAGTTTCACCCGAGCGTTGCCCCGCATCGCCCTGGCCGAGGGCATCCGGTTGCGCCGGCTGCTGCCCTCCGACGAGTCCCTGGAGAGTGTCTTCTCCTACCTGCTGGAGGCGTGA
- a CDS encoding glycoside hydrolase family 26 protein — protein MIRRPRILYLTGLTTAFALSVTTTLAWAWTGGVQQIGLPFEALGDPTVAGPGVAWSPAAEPVSPGSGQSAAPATTKARTGGAAGAAATPATSRRPRAAASSASAAASGGALAPRPATGGGCRVGAKLVPTCGVMWGVAPGAFTDTRGATALAAFERKTGRHQDIYHSYHLGIKQLFPTPEEIAIARQPGRERLLLINWKKPYKTSWAKIAKGDPATDAFLDRLAAHIKKTFPERFFFTVHHEGEDNVRPKAGSGYTAKDYAAMYRHVVQRLRARGVNNLVTVLVHMAYVPHTAWFDDMYPGDDVVDWIGMDSYSYSDPGYGHGDLTEMLNRQSSARPSWPGFYAWATRKHPSKPLMVAEWGVWASRRNPGYQAAFYREVGVQIRRFPRIRAMVYFETPHNQDKRDSRVDANPSALAAYRQLGSLPIFQVQVR, from the coding sequence GTGATACGCCGTCCCCGGATTCTCTACCTCACCGGCCTGACCACCGCCTTCGCGCTGTCGGTCACCACCACCCTCGCCTGGGCCTGGACCGGCGGGGTCCAGCAGATCGGACTCCCGTTCGAGGCGCTCGGCGACCCCACCGTCGCCGGACCGGGCGTGGCCTGGTCGCCCGCGGCCGAGCCGGTGTCGCCCGGATCGGGGCAGTCCGCGGCGCCCGCCACCACCAAGGCCCGGACGGGCGGGGCCGCCGGGGCCGCCGCCACACCCGCCACGTCCCGCCGCCCCCGCGCGGCGGCATCGAGCGCCTCGGCCGCCGCGTCCGGCGGTGCGCTCGCACCCCGCCCCGCCACCGGCGGCGGCTGCCGGGTCGGCGCCAAACTCGTGCCGACCTGCGGGGTGATGTGGGGGGTCGCGCCGGGCGCGTTCACCGACACGCGTGGGGCCACCGCGCTGGCCGCCTTCGAACGCAAGACCGGGCGCCACCAGGACATCTACCACTCGTATCACCTGGGGATCAAACAGCTCTTCCCGACTCCGGAGGAGATCGCCATCGCCCGGCAGCCCGGCCGCGAGCGCCTGCTGTTGATCAACTGGAAGAAGCCGTACAAGACCTCGTGGGCGAAGATCGCCAAGGGTGACCCGGCCACCGACGCGTTCCTCGACCGGCTCGCCGCGCACATCAAGAAGACGTTCCCGGAGCGGTTCTTCTTCACCGTGCACCACGAGGGGGAGGACAACGTCCGGCCCAAGGCGGGCTCGGGCTACACGGCCAAGGACTACGCCGCGATGTACCGGCACGTGGTGCAGCGGCTGCGCGCCCGCGGGGTGAACAACCTCGTCACCGTCCTCGTGCACATGGCGTACGTGCCGCACACCGCCTGGTTCGACGACATGTACCCCGGCGACGACGTGGTCGACTGGATCGGCATGGACTCGTACTCCTACAGCGACCCCGGCTACGGCCACGGCGACCTGACCGAGATGCTGAACCGCCAGTCCTCGGCCCGCCCCAGCTGGCCCGGCTTCTACGCGTGGGCCACCCGCAAACATCCCAGCAAGCCGCTCATGGTCGCCGAATGGGGCGTGTGGGCCTCCCGGCGCAACCCCGGTTACCAGGCCGCCTTCTACCGGGAGGTGGGCGTGCAGATCAGGCGCTTCCCCCGGATCCGCGCGATGGTGTACTTCGAGACCCCGCACAACCAGGACAAGCGGGACTCCCGGGTCGACGCGAACCCGTCGGCGCTGGCCGCGTACCGGCAGCTCGGCAGCCTGCCCATTTTCCAGGTGCAGGTTCGGTGA
- a CDS encoding ABC transporter ATP-binding protein, whose amino-acid sequence MSLIATQGLTKTYGPVTALADLTVSVEPGVIGLVGANGAGKSTFIKIMLGLLAPTGGSVRVFDLDPTRDTDRVRARVGYMPEHDCLPPDLSAAEFVTHLGRISGLPRTAARERASEALRHVGLYEERYRQIGGYSTGMKQRVKLAQALVHDPDLLLLDEPTNGLDPAGRDAMLNLVHRIGTEFGISVVVCSHLLGEVERICDSLIAIEGGRLLRADTISAMTTASDVLAVEVSDGTEELAAALTALGLPVRQDGRLLLVPLDTEDTYDRILRCVADLDLPLHRLDQRRHRVAELFAPKEPADV is encoded by the coding sequence GTGAGCCTCATCGCAACCCAAGGGTTGACCAAGACGTACGGTCCGGTGACCGCGCTCGCCGACCTGACGGTGTCGGTCGAACCCGGCGTCATCGGACTGGTCGGCGCGAACGGCGCCGGCAAGTCCACCTTCATCAAAATCATGCTGGGTCTGCTGGCCCCGACCGGTGGCAGCGTGCGGGTCTTCGACCTCGACCCGACCCGCGACACCGACCGGGTCCGCGCCCGGGTCGGCTACATGCCCGAACACGACTGCCTGCCCCCGGACCTGTCCGCGGCGGAGTTCGTCACCCACCTGGGCCGGATCAGCGGCCTGCCGCGCACCGCCGCCCGCGAACGCGCCTCCGAGGCGCTGCGCCACGTCGGGCTCTACGAGGAGCGGTACCGGCAGATCGGTGGCTACTCCACCGGCATGAAGCAGCGGGTCAAGCTGGCCCAGGCGCTGGTGCACGACCCCGACCTGCTGCTGCTCGACGAGCCCACCAACGGCCTCGACCCCGCCGGGCGCGACGCCATGCTGAACCTGGTGCACCGCATCGGCACCGAGTTCGGCATCTCCGTGGTGGTCTGCTCGCACCTGCTCGGCGAGGTGGAACGCATCTGCGACTCGCTGATCGCCATCGAGGGCGGGCGGCTGCTGCGTGCCGACACCATCTCCGCGATGACCACGGCCAGCGACGTGCTGGCGGTCGAGGTCAGCGACGGTACGGAGGAACTCGCCGCGGCGCTCACCGCGCTGGGCCTGCCGGTGCGCCAGGACGGGCGGCTGCTGCTCGTACCCCTGGACACCGAGGACACCTACGACCGCATCCTGCGCTGCGTGGCCGACCTCGACCTGCCCCTGCACCGCCTCGACCAGCGGCGGCACCGCGTCGCCGAGCTGTTCGCCCCGAAGGAGCCCGCCGATGTCTGA
- the cysC gene encoding adenylyl-sulfate kinase yields the protein MLPEDVLRDAPSYTPRPHELADLELLLSGAYTPLTGFLGRADLAALARRGRLADGTPWPVAVTLEVPAEVAQDLDLGNPGGRTIVLTDPEGAPVAALEVTDAWPNTGGLWGVGGSVQRLGDGGHGPFQRLRRTPEEVQALLPPGRVLGVIADRPLHRPQLAQIAHAARTLAAHLLIMIPVSGPGPDGLPPEALVRAVFAARDRMPPATIVAVPLLPRGDEMRDALLRARVAGAYGVTHVLSTGEMLSGAGLRVLVPRDLAYDNRDGQWRWREDIPPRNRRLALSPAEIADLLDRGFPLPEWHTPPAVAKELVRVRPPRRHRGLVVFFTGFSGSGKSTVARGLADHLRESGDRTVTLLDGDVVRRELSAGLGFSRADRDRNVRRIGWVAAEIARHRGMAVACPIAPYAAARAAAREMAGLAGAGFVLVHVATPLEICEQRDRKGLYARARAGQLRGMTGIDDPYEEPSDAELVLDTTEITVPEAVELVMAHLVENGWVEPKHG from the coding sequence ATGCTGCCCGAGGACGTCCTGCGTGACGCGCCGTCGTACACGCCGCGCCCGCATGAGCTGGCGGACCTCGAACTGCTGCTCTCCGGGGCGTACACGCCGCTGACCGGGTTCCTCGGCCGCGCCGACCTCGCGGCGCTGGCCCGCCGGGGACGGCTCGCCGACGGGACACCGTGGCCGGTCGCGGTCACCCTCGAGGTGCCCGCCGAGGTGGCCCAGGACCTCGACCTTGGCAACCCGGGCGGGCGCACGATCGTGCTCACCGACCCCGAGGGCGCCCCGGTCGCCGCGCTGGAGGTCACCGACGCCTGGCCGAACACCGGCGGGCTGTGGGGGGTCGGCGGCTCCGTCCAGCGGCTCGGCGACGGCGGGCACGGGCCGTTCCAGCGGCTGCGCCGTACCCCGGAAGAGGTGCAGGCCCTGCTGCCGCCCGGCCGGGTCCTCGGCGTGATCGCGGACCGGCCGCTGCACCGCCCGCAGCTCGCGCAGATCGCGCACGCCGCCCGCACGCTGGCCGCCCACCTGCTGATCATGATCCCGGTCAGCGGCCCCGGCCCCGACGGGCTGCCGCCCGAGGCGCTGGTCCGGGCCGTCTTCGCCGCCCGCGACCGGATGCCACCCGCCACGATCGTGGCGGTGCCGCTGCTGCCGCGCGGCGACGAGATGCGCGACGCGCTGCTGCGGGCCCGGGTCGCCGGAGCATACGGCGTGACCCACGTGCTCTCCACCGGCGAGATGCTCTCCGGCGCGGGCCTGCGCGTGCTCGTCCCCCGCGACCTGGCCTACGACAACCGGGACGGGCAGTGGCGCTGGCGCGAGGACATCCCGCCGCGCAACCGGCGGCTCGCCCTGTCCCCGGCCGAGATCGCCGACCTGCTCGACCGCGGCTTCCCGCTGCCCGAGTGGCACACCCCGCCCGCGGTCGCCAAGGAACTGGTCCGGGTACGCCCGCCGCGCCGCCACCGCGGCCTGGTCGTGTTCTTCACCGGCTTCTCCGGCTCCGGCAAGTCGACCGTCGCTCGTGGTCTCGCCGACCACCTGCGGGAGAGCGGCGACCGTACCGTCACCCTGCTGGACGGTGACGTAGTTCGCCGGGAACTGTCGGCGGGGCTCGGCTTCAGCCGCGCCGACCGGGACCGCAACGTGCGCCGCATCGGCTGGGTCGCCGCCGAGATCGCCCGGCACCGCGGCATGGCCGTGGCCTGCCCGATCGCGCCGTACGCGGCGGCGCGCGCCGCGGCCCGGGAGATGGCCGGGCTGGCCGGGGCCGGTTTCGTGCTCGTACACGTAGCCACCCCGCTGGAGATCTGCGAGCAGCGCGACCGCAAGGGCCTGTACGCCCGCGCCCGGGCCGGTCAGCTGCGCGGCATGACCGGCATCGACGACCCGTACGAGGAGCCGAGCGACGCGGAGCTGGTGCTCGACACCACCGAGATCACCGTGCCGGAGGCGGTTGAGCTGGTCATGGCGCACCTGGTGGAGAACGGCTGGGTGGAGCCCAAACACGGATAG